A single Azospirillum sp. TSA2s DNA region contains:
- the dxs gene encoding 1-deoxy-D-xylulose-5-phosphate synthase codes for MTATKTPLLDHCPTPAKLRALKPEQLRQFADELRTETVDAVSVTGGHLGAGLGVVELTVALHYVFDTPYDRLIWDVGHQCYPHKILTGRRDRIRTLRMGGGLSGFTKRSESEYDPFGAGHSSTSISAGLGMAVASKMKGERRNVIAVIGDGAMSAGMAYEAMNNAASTKSRLIVILNDNDMSIAPPVGAMSAYLSRLISSKPYLSLRHLAKEIADQLPRPLRNAARRAEEYARGMVTGGTLFEELGFYYIGPIDGHNLDHLLPVLQNVRDADDDKPVLIHVVTKKGKGYGPAEESADKLHAVAKFDVVTGTQSKPKSNAPTYTRVFAQSLIAEAAADPTIVGITAAMPSGTGLDLFGERFPDRCFDVGIAEQHAVTFAAGMATEGFKPFCAIYSTFLQRAYDQVIHDVVLQHLPVRFALDRAGLVGADGATHAGSFDTAYLGCLPDIVLMAAADELELMHMVATQAAIDDRASALRYPRGEGVGLELPERGSLLPIGKGRILQEGTKIAILSYGTRLGEARRAAAELAARGLSTTLADARFAKPLDEDLVRRLALEHEVLITIEEGSVGGFGSFVLQFLATAGLLDGGLKIRPMVLPDLYLDHDSPAKQYETAGLTAQQIVRTALQALGIESAAARA; via the coding sequence GTGACCGCCACCAAGACCCCGCTGCTCGACCATTGTCCGACGCCAGCCAAGCTGCGGGCCCTCAAGCCCGAACAGCTCCGCCAGTTCGCAGACGAGTTGCGCACCGAGACGGTGGACGCCGTCTCGGTGACCGGCGGCCATCTTGGCGCCGGGCTGGGGGTGGTCGAGCTGACGGTGGCGCTGCATTACGTCTTCGACACGCCCTATGACCGGCTGATCTGGGACGTCGGGCACCAGTGCTATCCGCACAAGATCCTGACCGGGCGGCGCGACCGCATCCGCACGCTGCGCATGGGCGGCGGCCTCAGCGGCTTCACCAAGCGGTCGGAGAGCGAATACGACCCCTTCGGCGCCGGCCACAGTTCCACCTCCATCTCCGCCGGTCTCGGCATGGCGGTCGCCAGCAAGATGAAGGGGGAGCGGCGCAACGTCATCGCCGTGATCGGCGACGGCGCCATGAGCGCCGGCATGGCCTACGAGGCGATGAACAATGCGGCTTCCACCAAGTCGCGGCTGATCGTCATCCTCAACGACAACGACATGTCGATCGCCCCGCCGGTCGGCGCGATGAGCGCATACCTGTCGCGGCTGATCTCGTCCAAGCCGTACCTGTCGCTGCGCCATCTGGCGAAGGAGATTGCCGACCAGTTGCCGCGTCCGCTGCGCAACGCCGCCCGCCGGGCGGAGGAATATGCGCGCGGCATGGTCACCGGCGGCACCCTGTTCGAGGAGCTGGGCTTCTACTACATCGGCCCGATCGACGGTCACAACCTGGACCACCTGCTGCCGGTGCTGCAGAACGTCCGCGACGCCGACGACGACAAGCCGGTGCTGATCCACGTCGTCACCAAGAAGGGCAAGGGCTATGGCCCGGCGGAGGAGTCGGCCGACAAGCTGCACGCCGTCGCCAAGTTCGACGTGGTGACCGGCACCCAGTCCAAGCCGAAGTCCAACGCCCCGACCTACACCCGCGTCTTCGCCCAGAGCCTGATCGCCGAGGCGGCGGCCGACCCGACCATCGTCGGCATCACCGCCGCCATGCCGTCGGGCACCGGGCTGGACCTGTTCGGGGAGCGCTTCCCCGACCGCTGCTTCGACGTCGGCATCGCCGAACAGCATGCGGTGACCTTCGCCGCCGGCATGGCGACGGAGGGGTTCAAGCCCTTCTGCGCGATCTATTCGACCTTCCTGCAGCGCGCCTACGATCAGGTCATCCATGACGTGGTGCTGCAGCATCTGCCGGTGCGCTTCGCGCTGGACCGCGCCGGGCTGGTGGGCGCGGACGGGGCGACCCATGCCGGGTCCTTCGACACCGCCTATCTCGGCTGCCTGCCCGACATCGTCCTGATGGCGGCGGCGGACGAGCTGGAACTGATGCACATGGTGGCGACCCAGGCCGCCATCGACGACCGTGCCTCGGCCCTGCGCTACCCGCGTGGCGAAGGCGTGGGGCTGGAACTGCCGGAGCGCGGCAGCCTGCTGCCGATCGGCAAGGGCCGCATCCTGCAGGAAGGCACCAAGATCGCCATCCTCAGCTACGGCACCCGCCTGGGCGAGGCCCGGCGTGCCGCGGCGGAGCTGGCGGCGCGCGGCCTGTCGACCACCCTGGCCGACGCCCGCTTCGCCAAGCCGCTGGACGAGGATCTGGTCCGCCGGCTCGCGCTGGAGCACGAGGTGCTGATCACCATCGAGGAGGGATCGGTCGGCGGGTTCGGCAGCTTCGTGCTGCAATTCCTGGCGACGGCCGGGCTGCTCGACGGCGGACTGAAGATCCGGCCGATGGTTCTGCCGGACCTCTATCTCGATCACGACTCGCCGGCCAAGCAGTATGAGACCGCCGGCCTGACCGCCCAGCAAATCGTCCGCACCGCGCTGCAGGCGCTGGGGATCGAGAGTGCCGCGGCGCGGGCCTGA
- a CDS encoding polyprenyl synthetase family protein, with translation MQTISQTELKSAMAEIAQAVEMKIGALLPTTDLAEARVFDAMRYGCLNGGKRLRPFLVMQSAALFGVSADCAIRAAAAVEMVHSYSLVHDDLPAMDDGELRRGRPTCHRQFDEATAILAGDGLLTLAFEVLADPATHEDPNIRCQLVSALAKAAGGHGMVGGQMLDLIAEHESFDLGTTTRLQRMKTGEMIAFSCEAGGILGKANPPQRTALRAYAHDLGLAFQIVDDLLDVEGTAEETGKTVGRDAQAGKATFVSILGRDRARAQAEMLSHQASQHLDIFDGRADMLKAVADFVVARRA, from the coding sequence GTGCAGACCATTTCCCAGACCGAATTGAAATCCGCCATGGCGGAGATCGCGCAGGCCGTCGAGATGAAGATCGGCGCCCTGCTGCCGACCACCGACCTGGCGGAGGCTCGGGTGTTCGACGCCATGCGCTATGGCTGCCTGAACGGCGGCAAGCGGCTGCGGCCCTTCCTGGTGATGCAGTCGGCGGCGCTGTTCGGCGTCAGCGCGGACTGCGCCATCCGTGCCGCCGCGGCGGTTGAGATGGTCCACAGCTATTCGCTGGTCCACGACGACCTGCCGGCGATGGACGACGGCGAGCTTCGGCGCGGCCGGCCGACCTGCCACCGCCAATTCGACGAGGCGACCGCCATCCTGGCCGGCGACGGATTGCTGACGCTGGCCTTCGAGGTGCTGGCCGACCCGGCGACTCACGAGGATCCCAACATCCGCTGCCAGCTGGTGTCGGCGCTGGCCAAGGCGGCCGGCGGCCACGGCATGGTCGGCGGCCAGATGCTGGACCTGATCGCCGAGCATGAGAGCTTCGATCTCGGCACCACCACCCGGCTGCAGCGGATGAAGACCGGCGAGATGATTGCCTTCTCCTGCGAGGCCGGCGGCATTCTGGGCAAGGCCAACCCGCCGCAGCGCACGGCGCTGCGCGCCTATGCCCACGACCTCGGGCTGGCCTTCCAGATCGTCGACGACCTGCTGGACGTGGAAGGCACGGCGGAAGAAACCGGAAAGACCGTCGGCCGCGACGCCCAGGCCGGGAAGGCGACCTTCGTGTCGATCCTCGGCCGCGACCGTGCCCGCGCCCAGGCGGAAATGCTGTCCCATCAGGCATCGCAGCACTTGGACATTTTCGATGGGCGTGCCGATATGTTGAAGGCCGTCGCCGACTTCGTCGTCGCGCGCCGCGCCTGA
- a CDS encoding DUF423 domain-containing protein produces MIDRIWIVFAALNGAMAVGTGAYASHALAAQPQAQEWFRIAGQYQMAHALALVLLVALNGRIGGAALRVAGWLFVVGILLFCGTLYALATVGPLPVPMTAPAGGWSFMLGWLALAVAVLRARG; encoded by the coding sequence GTGATCGACCGGATCTGGATCGTCTTCGCCGCGCTGAACGGCGCCATGGCGGTCGGCACCGGCGCCTATGCCAGCCACGCGCTGGCCGCCCAGCCGCAGGCGCAGGAGTGGTTCCGCATCGCCGGCCAGTATCAGATGGCGCATGCGCTGGCGCTGGTGCTGCTGGTGGCGCTGAACGGCAGGATCGGCGGCGCGGCCCTCCGGGTCGCCGGATGGCTGTTCGTCGTCGGGATCCTGCTGTTCTGCGGCACGCTCTATGCGCTGGCCACCGTCGGACCGCTGCCGGTGCCGATGACGGCGCCGGCCGGCGGATGGAGCTTCATGCTGGGCTGGCTGGCGCTGGCGGTCGCGGTTCTGCGGGCGCGCGGCTGA
- a CDS encoding glycosyltransferase family 2 protein: MTSATPAPTPLVSIVTPTWQREEFLPRLHACIRAQSHGEIEWLVFDDSPRPSAYLKALANPRLKYFYSPSRYAIGEKRNILAEHAKGSVIVHMDDDDFYAPTYVERMLEWLDQGHDFVKLSGWFLYSVPHRRFGYWDTARGGSHHRWGRQTCSYVEAPDSPPSPDNLDGYGFSYAYRREVWEAVRFPAVNACEDAPFVKAARDRFRVGAFPDTEGLCLHTLHARSTSLCLPQYELPPLLMDRLFGPDSAAYT; the protein is encoded by the coding sequence ATGACGTCCGCCACCCCCGCCCCGACACCGCTGGTCAGCATCGTCACGCCCACCTGGCAGCGCGAGGAGTTCCTGCCGCGCCTGCATGCCTGCATCCGGGCACAGAGCCATGGCGAGATCGAGTGGCTGGTGTTCGACGACAGCCCGCGCCCGTCGGCCTACCTGAAGGCGCTGGCGAATCCTCGGCTGAAATATTTCTACTCGCCCAGCCGCTACGCCATCGGCGAGAAGCGCAACATCCTGGCCGAGCATGCCAAGGGATCGGTGATCGTCCACATGGACGACGACGATTTCTATGCGCCGACCTATGTGGAGCGGATGCTTGAGTGGCTCGACCAGGGGCATGACTTCGTGAAGCTGTCCGGCTGGTTCCTCTATAGCGTGCCGCACCGGCGCTTCGGCTATTGGGACACGGCCCGCGGCGGCTCGCACCACCGCTGGGGCCGGCAGACCTGCAGCTATGTCGAGGCACCGGACTCCCCGCCCTCCCCCGACAATCTCGACGGCTACGGCTTCTCCTATGCCTACCGCCGCGAGGTGTGGGAGGCGGTGCGCTTTCCGGCAGTGAATGCCTGCGAGGACGCGCCCTTCGTCAAGGCCGCGCGCGACCGCTTCCGCGTCGGCGCCTTCCCGGACACGGAGGGCCTGTGCCTGCACACGCTGCACGCCCGCAGCACCAGCCTGTGCCTGCCGCAGTACGAGTTGCCACCGCTGCTGATGGATCGGCTGTTCGGCCCGGACTCGGCCGCTTACACCTGA
- a CDS encoding sulfurtransferase TusA family protein, which translates to MTDHPLNTKGLQCPLPVLRARKAIKTIAVGDTLTVEATDPGARKDFPAFCEATGNRLLSVAEEDGVLRFVIERVA; encoded by the coding sequence ATGACCGACCATCCTTTGAATACCAAGGGCTTGCAGTGCCCGCTCCCCGTCCTGCGCGCGCGCAAGGCGATCAAGACCATCGCCGTCGGCGACACCCTGACGGTGGAGGCGACCGATCCCGGCGCCCGCAAGGACTTTCCCGCATTCTGCGAGGCGACCGGCAACCGGCTGCTTTCCGTTGCCGAAGAGGACGGCGTCCTGCGCTTCGTCATCGAACGGGTGGCCTGA
- a CDS encoding sensor histidine kinase — MAHIMAVTAYRNAEFGADPGADRAAGTDLAGVGIDDPALLRSLLDQTPTPTALVEGEGDRCAFANAAFRALGAVAGTNLTERFPALSLSMLIEARRTGQPQRNRAASDRTTDGERFWDVRVTPLLGVNGVIRALIVTAEETPESAAEHDRRLRDVSHRLKNTLQLVSSLLTLQTLSSKDPEVRRALQSAGGRVGIVTQAHQRTHGALRAGTVDMAVHLRELCQELEATLPGAHRVKVTAETTEMPMESVIPFSLIVSELVGNAARHAFPAGVPGDIDVRLGHGEGGRIHLEVVDRGIGLPQGLDVARASTLGLKVVRAFVGQLRGRLTADSSPYGTRVSVDFPPA, encoded by the coding sequence ATGGCGCACATCATGGCGGTCACGGCATACCGCAACGCGGAGTTCGGCGCCGATCCTGGGGCGGATCGGGCGGCCGGCACCGACCTTGCGGGCGTCGGCATCGACGATCCGGCGCTGTTGCGTAGCCTGCTGGATCAGACGCCGACACCCACCGCCCTGGTGGAGGGGGAGGGCGACCGCTGCGCCTTCGCCAACGCCGCCTTCCGGGCGCTGGGCGCGGTCGCGGGAACCAACCTGACGGAGCGTTTCCCGGCCCTGTCGCTGTCCATGCTGATCGAGGCACGGCGAACAGGCCAGCCGCAGCGCAACCGGGCCGCCAGTGACCGCACCACCGATGGCGAGCGGTTTTGGGATGTTCGGGTCACTCCGCTGCTGGGAGTCAACGGCGTCATCCGTGCCTTGATCGTCACTGCCGAGGAGACGCCGGAATCGGCAGCCGAGCATGACCGGCGACTGCGCGATGTCAGCCACCGGCTGAAGAACACGCTGCAACTGGTCTCCAGCCTGCTGACCCTTCAGACCCTGTCGAGCAAGGACCCCGAGGTCCGCCGCGCCTTGCAGAGCGCCGGCGGACGGGTCGGCATCGTCACTCAGGCTCACCAGCGCACCCACGGCGCCCTTCGGGCCGGCACGGTCGACATGGCGGTCCATCTGCGCGAACTGTGCCAGGAGCTTGAGGCGACGCTGCCCGGCGCCCACCGCGTCAAGGTCACGGCCGAGACGACCGAGATGCCGATGGAGTCGGTCATTCCCTTCAGCCTGATCGTCAGCGAACTGGTCGGCAACGCAGCACGCCACGCCTTTCCCGCCGGAGTGCCCGGCGATATCGACGTGCGGCTCGGCCATGGCGAAGGCGGCCGCATCCATCTGGAGGTCGTCGACCGCGGCATCGGCCTGCCGCAGGGCCTGGACGTCGCCCGTGCGTCGACGCTGGGGCTGAAGGTGGTGCGCGCCTTCGTCGGTCAGCTGCGCGGCCGGCTGACGGCGGACAGCAGCCCCTATGGCACCCGCGTGTCGGTGGATTTCCCGCCGGCCTGA
- a CDS encoding histone deacetylase family protein, with protein MFTTLFTHPACLEHDTGLGHPECSDRLRAVLAALETEEFHMLERQEAPRATVEQLLRAHPQSHIDRVLSLIPDVEHAGVDADTVVSPGSGEAALRAAGAVCAAVDAVATGQSRNAFCAVRPPGHHAEREKAMGFCLFNNAAVGAFHARAAHGLQRVAVMDFDVHHGNGTQDILQFDPDMLYCSTHQSPLYPGTGDAGEKGEYGNCVNAPLPAMAGSPEFRHAMTHVILPAIDHFKPDLLIISAGFDAHSRDPLAGLHLIDDDFVWATRKLGELARTHCGARIVSVLEGGYNLRALASASAAHVRELMYC; from the coding sequence ATGTTCACCACCCTGTTCACCCACCCGGCGTGCCTGGAGCACGACACGGGTCTCGGTCATCCCGAATGCTCCGACCGCCTGCGCGCCGTGCTCGCCGCGCTGGAGACGGAGGAGTTCCACATGCTGGAACGGCAGGAGGCGCCGCGCGCCACGGTTGAACAGCTTCTGCGGGCTCATCCGCAGTCGCACATCGACCGCGTACTGTCGCTGATCCCCGACGTGGAGCATGCGGGCGTCGATGCCGATACGGTCGTCTCGCCCGGATCGGGGGAGGCGGCGCTGCGTGCGGCCGGCGCGGTCTGCGCCGCTGTCGACGCGGTGGCGACCGGCCAGTCGCGCAACGCCTTCTGCGCGGTCCGTCCGCCCGGCCACCATGCGGAGCGGGAGAAGGCGATGGGCTTCTGCCTGTTCAACAACGCCGCCGTCGGCGCCTTCCATGCCAGGGCCGCCCATGGGCTGCAGCGGGTGGCGGTGATGGATTTCGACGTCCATCACGGCAACGGCACCCAGGACATCCTGCAGTTCGACCCCGACATGCTCTATTGCTCCACCCACCAGTCGCCGCTCTATCCCGGCACCGGCGACGCGGGGGAGAAGGGCGAGTACGGCAACTGCGTCAACGCGCCGCTGCCGGCCATGGCCGGATCGCCGGAATTCCGCCACGCGATGACGCACGTGATCCTGCCGGCCATCGACCATTTCAAGCCGGACCTGCTGATCATCTCCGCCGGGTTCGACGCCCATTCGCGCGATCCGCTCGCCGGCCTGCACCTGATCGACGACGATTTCGTCTGGGCCACCCGCAAGCTGGGCGAACTGGCCCGCACCCATTGCGGCGCAAGGATCGTCTCGGTGCTGGAAGGTGGCTACAACCTTCGGGCATTGGCGTCGGCAAGCGCGGCCCATGTGCGCGAACTGATGTACTGCTGA
- a CDS encoding helix-turn-helix transcriptional regulator — MKIEDLQANARRASALLKAMCNERRLLILCHLSQGERSVGELEDLVGLSQSALSQHLARLRNDNLVRTRRSAQNIYYSLNGHEAQTIMTTLHGLYCTPAPEDADSDGRSSDSGADQSDLRTAAAG, encoded by the coding sequence ATGAAGATCGAGGATTTGCAGGCCAACGCCCGCCGGGCAAGTGCGCTGTTGAAGGCGATGTGCAACGAGCGGAGGCTGCTCATCCTGTGCCATTTGAGCCAGGGCGAGCGATCGGTGGGCGAGTTGGAGGATCTGGTCGGACTCAGCCAGTCGGCGCTGTCCCAGCATCTGGCCCGGCTGCGCAACGACAATCTGGTCCGCACGCGGCGCAGCGCCCAGAACATCTACTACTCGCTGAACGGGCACGAGGCGCAGACGATCATGACGACGCTGCACGGCCTCTATTGCACGCCCGCGCCTGAGGATGCCGACAGCGACGGCCGCAGCAGCGACTCAGGTGCCGACCAGTCCGACCTGCGCACCGCCGCGGCCGGCTGA
- a CDS encoding exodeoxyribonuclease VII small subunit: MVLPDMPPSAASLPNPGVPIPPDIAALSFEDALAELERIVRQLEEGRGKLDEAISSYERGTALKRHCEMKLREAQAKIDRITVSADGSLGTEPARID; encoded by the coding sequence ATGGTTCTGCCCGACATGCCCCCTTCCGCCGCTTCCCTTCCGAATCCTGGCGTTCCCATTCCGCCCGACATCGCCGCCCTCAGTTTCGAGGATGCGCTCGCCGAACTGGAGCGGATCGTCCGCCAGCTCGAGGAAGGGCGCGGCAAGCTCGACGAAGCCATTTCCTCCTACGAACGCGGCACGGCGCTAAAGCGCCATTGCGAGATGAAGCTGCGCGAGGCGCAGGCCAAGATCGACCGCATCACCGTAAGCGCCGACGGCTCCCTCGGCACAGAACCCGCCCGGATCGACTGA
- a CDS encoding TlyA family RNA methyltransferase, translating into MARVRIDVALVERGLAESRAKAQALILAGLVYSETKRIDKAGDLIAAEAPLAVKGQDHPWVSRGGLKLVKGLDVFAIDPTGLTAVDVGASTGGFTDVLLTRGAAKVYAVDVGHGQLAWKLRNDPRVVVLEKTNARHLTTAEIPDPIDLVVCDASFIGLEIVLPAALALVVPGGRLVALIKPQFEVGKGRVGKGGVVREPELHREVCDRIRAWLDALPGWHVLDITESPITGPEGNKEFLIGAVKDLSPASTTDGGLDLPG; encoded by the coding sequence ATGGCACGGGTGCGGATTGACGTGGCGCTGGTGGAGCGCGGGCTGGCGGAAAGCCGGGCCAAGGCGCAGGCGCTGATCCTGGCCGGGCTGGTCTATTCCGAAACGAAGCGCATCGACAAGGCCGGCGACCTGATCGCGGCGGAGGCCCCGCTGGCGGTCAAGGGGCAGGACCATCCCTGGGTATCGCGCGGCGGGCTGAAGCTGGTGAAGGGGCTGGACGTCTTCGCCATCGACCCGACCGGCCTGACCGCGGTTGATGTCGGCGCCTCCACCGGCGGCTTCACCGACGTGCTGCTGACCCGCGGTGCCGCCAAGGTCTATGCCGTCGATGTCGGCCATGGCCAGCTGGCGTGGAAGTTGCGCAACGATCCGCGCGTGGTGGTTCTGGAGAAGACCAACGCCCGCCATCTGACCACCGCCGAGATTCCGGATCCCATCGATCTGGTGGTGTGCGACGCCAGCTTCATCGGCCTGGAGATCGTGCTGCCGGCGGCGCTGGCTCTCGTGGTGCCGGGCGGGCGGCTGGTCGCTCTCATCAAGCCGCAGTTCGAGGTCGGCAAGGGCCGTGTCGGCAAGGGCGGCGTGGTGCGCGAGCCGGAACTGCATAGGGAAGTCTGCGACCGCATCCGCGCGTGGCTGGATGCCCTACCGGGCTGGCATGTGCTGGACATCACCGAAAGCCCGATCACCGGACCGGAAGGGAACAAGGAGTTCCTGATCGGAGCGGTGAAGGATCTTTCTCCGGCTTCTACGACCGACGGCGGCCTCGACCTTCCGGGCTGA